A region of Edaphobacter acidisoli DNA encodes the following proteins:
- a CDS encoding response regulator, with product MLNSQNVYVYVVDDEKVIADTLVVLLRQSGFLAESFSNPLNALERASTEAPNLLISDVMMPQMSGIDLAIRLRALHPLCKVLLFSGQAATADLLQKAREEGYNFDLLLKPVHPTDLLAAIQRVAPHNGSRRTTLVNAKAS from the coding sequence ATGCTCAATTCACAGAATGTTTACGTATATGTAGTGGATGATGAAAAGGTGATTGCTGACACGCTGGTTGTGCTCCTGCGGCAGAGTGGTTTTCTGGCGGAGTCATTCTCGAATCCTCTGAATGCACTCGAAAGGGCATCGACCGAGGCCCCTAATTTGCTCATCTCCGATGTGATGATGCCGCAGATGTCGGGAATTGACCTGGCAATACGATTGAGAGCACTCCATCCCCTCTGCAAAGTCCTACTGTTCTCGGGACAGGCGGCAACGGCGGATCTTCTCCAGAAAGCGCGAGAAGAGGGATATAACTTCGATTTGCTTCTGAAGCCTGTGCACCCAACCGATCTTTTGGCAGCGATTCAGAGAGTCGCGCCACACAATGGATCGCGAAGGACAACTCTCGTCAACGCCAAAGCTTCCTAA